Proteins encoded by one window of Rutidosis leptorrhynchoides isolate AG116_Rl617_1_P2 chromosome 7, CSIRO_AGI_Rlap_v1, whole genome shotgun sequence:
- the LOC139857210 gene encoding serine/threonine-protein kinase TIO-like isoform X1, whose product MTMEFKDLEHLSIPFQLIKEATENFTTIIGKGGYGPVYKGQISLSGQRELTTVAIKRLDTKISGQGLKEFLTEIRLLTRYKHPNLISLLGFCNQGPEKVLIYEYAHRGSLDKYLRTSLDSTCQLTWMQRLNICVDAARGLDHLHNHVAEHERVIHRDIKSANVLLDNNWKAMIADFGLSRIGRANENDTFIYTNVVGTAGYVDPAYKCSGILTKESDVYSFGVVLFEVLCGRSCFYMDRVSKQRLLPQLAQSMYREETLNRIIDPILSEYMSTDSMKKFSRIAYQCLLGDRQGRPSMDVVLQQLEKALKLQEDVDKTRLSLTNRKMKEKLDSHVAYTNRDDLYTNPSKEVLVNKENVLLYKGDEGNIHEIQSEVTLSRRNWIPICLPESWDEDVPKSNQAELRVLSNLVATSHCTGAQDKSFWENVGLTVNILLRKKSDYNDLLIQSFADIKKSLDNNGSRFGDSYIRHWVAMMELYKEVTRCAEDASGRLVYESVACIRIIITSVAQGLKASMAIKHVEMVTNTLRDILDNAKAFGVIDDLLSCLVTCGTSLMSGSSNLLRAACEACEAIWSLIDAFEIQCTKENAPVFPLSSMHSHSLDQINIKRDECESFIGKDYEEIVETVTQAFLGSEAVRLAMFYCLRQRLVFSWSSVIKIILRCCLHNDSVAGVLCGLSSSSSIVGGGGENTIISEVFSIINLCASFDRDPQQQDTNNLKSKVSDLSDLILQSCLFVASVAQSINDPPKGYTAVIMLTSSPEMQQSRLSDLAHHYSTCNGLQNFHPHSMSAMLALAYMCSLEYNESVATSIREIVVPLIPKSATLCDYLKMSKTDPQGTGKNMLSYWHGIRDGCTLLLCIRLYWGGPLAFQDMGGSEILKCLINLLGNKYPDEIGLSPLGVQWTIFSLMQCFQGGISVIRQVLVSSEYVQVLCDLISDIHLKLLRCWGGTGGGKNEVTKTVDFVLNLLGFPFLTSKESLVRDMGKYIQIILEVGLPGQIINCLEHLESKNTEDVLLLLSKMVDHRSLAVELVGKGLLNPNLMKRLLDDSSPTQVKIKVLEIVSRVAEMDEEFYKYIDGADILQHLKAFLTHEDPILRSWTLQAIGEMCSHSSYFYSLLAKHNVIGLLGSRLMDKDTNAVYAIFGTACNSDLFHEELRICIPQLAEMLISADTTDIEKEYISGCLLFLSVHSDKLIEDMISKGAVNALLKVVADYSIVALEPSRTYAINESLLQMSLMALAEMCNHQPCRKITRSSDVYQVIKKLRHFPEEDIANMAIDIVNTSEEFFY is encoded by the exons ATGACGATGGAATTTAAAGACTTGGAGCACCTTAGCATACCATTTCAACTTATCAAAGAAGCCACCGAAAACTTCACAACTATTATCGGAAAGGGTGGATATGGCCCCGTTTATAAGGGACAAATCTCACTCTCCGGTCAAAGGGAACTAACCACTGTTGCTATAAAGCGACTTGATACTAAAATTTCTGGTCAGGGCCTTAAAGAATTCTTAACAGAGATTCGATTGCTAACTCGTTATAAACATCCAAACCTCATATCCCTTCTCGGTTTTTGCAACCAAGGCCCTGAAAAAGTTCTTATCTACGAGTACGCACATCGCGGTAGCCTAGACAAGTATCTACGTACGTCTCTGGATTCAACGTGTCAGCTGACATGGATGCAGCGACTAAATATTTGTGTCGACGCAGCACGTGGATTAGATCATCTACACAACCACGTTGCAGAACACGAACGAGTTATCCACCGAGACATTAAAAGTGCTAATGTTCTCCTCgataacaattggaaagcaatgaTAGCAGATTTTGGTCTTTCTAGAATAGGCCGTGCCAACGAAAATGACACGTTTATCTACACGAACGTGGTTGGCACAGCTGGCTATGTTGATCCTGCTTACAAATGTTCCGGGATATTGACCAAAGAGTCGGACGTTTATTCGTTCGGGGTGGTACTGTTTGAAGTCCTATGTGGTCGTTCTTGCTTCTATATGGATAGAGTAAGTAAACAACGATTATTACCTCAACTGGCTCAGAGCATGTATAGAGAGGAAACACTAAATCGGATAATTGATCCTATTTTGAGTGAGTACATGAGCACCGACTCCATGAAAAAGTTTTCACGTATTGCATATCAGTGTCTGTTGGGAGATCGACAAGGACGCCCTTCGATGGATGTGGTATTACAACAACTTGAAAAAGCTTTAAAACTGCAG GAGGATGTGGATAAAACCCGTCTATCGTTGACGAATCGAAAAATGAAGGAGAAGTTAGATTCTCATGTGGCATACACTAATAGAGACGACCTTTACACGAATCCCTCTAAGGAAGTTCTTGTCAACAAGGAAAATGTG TTACTATATAAAGGCGATGAGGGTAACATTCATGAGATCCAATCAGAAGTGACTTTATCTCGACGAAATTGGATACCCATATGTTTGCCTGAATCTTG GGATGAAGATGTACCCAAGTCAAACCAGGCCGAGCTGAGAGTTCTTTCAAACTTAGTTGCTACTAGTCATTGTACAGGAGCGCAAGATAAGAGTTTTTGGGAAAATGTTGGGTTGACTGTCAACATTCTTCTTAGGAAAAAGTCAGATTACAATGACTTGCTCATTCAG AGTTTCGCAGATATAAAGAAGTCATTGGATAACAATGGAAGTCGGTTTGGAGATTCATATATCAGGCATTGGGTTGCTATGATGGAGCTTTATAAAGAG GTTACTCGTTGCGCTGAAGATGCATCCGGGAGACTTGTATATGAATCTGTCGCCTGCATTAGAATTATAATAACTAGTGTTGCACAAGGTCTGAAAGCTTCCATGGCCATCAAACATGTTGAGATGGTGACAAACACTCTTAGAGATATATTGGATAATGCTAAAGCTTTCGGTGTCATAGATGATTTGCTTTCTTGCTTAGTGACTTGTGGTACAAGTCTCATGTCTGGCTCCTCAAATTTATTACGTGCTGCTTGTGAAGCATGTGAGGCTATTTGGTCACTAATAGATGCTTTTGAGATTCAATGTACAAAAGAAAATGCACCCGTGTTCCCATTAAGTTCAATGCATTCACACTCTTTAGATCAGATTAACATTAAAAGAGATGAATGTGAATCATTCATTGGTAAAGATTATGAAGAGATAGTTGAAACAGTCACACAAGCATTCCTCGGGTCCGAAGCTGTACGGCTTGCTATGTTCTATTGTCTTCGACAGCGCTTGGTCTTCTCATGGTCTTCTGTAATTAAG ATAATATTAAGGTGTTGCCTGCATAATGATTCAGTTGCTGGAGTTTTATGTGGCCTCTCTAGTTCCTCCTCAATCGTAGGTGGAGGTGGTGAAAATACAATCATTTCAGAGGTTTTTTCAATAATAAATCTATGTGCTTCATTCGATAGAGATCCTCAACAACAAGACACAAACAACCTGAAAAGTAAAGTATCCGATCTAAGTGACTTGATTCTCCAGTCGTGCCTTTTTGTAGCTTCAGTAGCACAATCCATAAATGATCCGCCTAAAGGATATACTGCAGTTATTATGCTTACATCTTCCCCTGAAATGCAACAGTCACGCCTCTCTGACCTAGCCCACCATTACTCCACGTGTAATGGACTACAAAATTTTCATCCCCATTCAATGTCTGCCATGCTGGCACTTGCATACATGTGCTCCCTTGAATATAATGAGTCTGTTGCAACATCAATTCGTGAAATAGTCGTTCCTTTGATCCCAAAGAGTGCCACACTTTGTGATTATCTCAAGATGTCAAAAACAGACCCTCAAGGAACCGGTAAAAATATGCTTTCATACTGGCACGGGATCAGGGATGGGTGCACACTTTTGTTGTGTATCAGATTATATTGGGGTGGGCCTTTAGCTTTTCAGGACATGGGTGGCAGTGAAATCCTAAAATGTCTTATTAATCTGTTAGGAAACAAGTATCCAGATGAAATTGGACTCTCACCTCTTGGGGTTCAGTGGACAATTTTTTCATTAATGCAGTGTTTCCAAGGTGGCATTTCAGTTATTCGCCAAGTTTTGGTTTCAAGTGAATATGTACAAGTTTTATGTGATTTAATATCTGATATCCATCTTAAGCTTTTACGGTGTTGGGGTGGAACTGGTGGAGGGAAAAACGAAGTAACAAAAACAGTTGATTTTGTACTTAATCTTTTGGGGTTTCCATTTCTGACTTCAAAGGAAAGTCTTGTTCGAGACATGGGGAAGTATATTCAAATTATTTTGgag GTAGGACTTCCTGGGCAAATAATCAATTGTTTGGAACATTTGGAGTCAAAGAATACTGAAGACGTTCTTCTCCTTCTATCCAAAATGGTGGACCATCGGTCTTTGGCTGTTGAACTTGTTGGGAAAGGTCTCTTAAATCCAAATTTAATGAAAAGATTACTTGATGATTCATCACCAACTCAAGTCAAGATAAAAGTTCTGGAAATAGTTTCTAGGGTAGCCGAAATGGATGAG GAGTTTTATAAGTATATAGATGGAGCAGATATTTTACAACACTTGAAAGCCTTCCTAACTCATGAAGATCCAATTCTGCGTTCCTGGACGTTGCAGGCTATAGGAGAAATGTGCTCTCATAGCTCCTACTTTTATAGCTTGTTG GCAAAACACAACGTCATTGGTCTGTTGGGCAGTCGGTTAATGGATAAGGACACTAATGCTGTGTATGCT ATTTTCGGGACAGCATGTAATAGTGATTTGTTTCATGAAGAACTAAGGATATGTATACCCCAACTTGCAGAAATGCTGATTTCAGCAGATACAACAGACATAGAAAAGGAATATATTTCTGGTTGTCTTCTCTTTCTTTCTGTCCACTCCGATAAACTTATTGAAGATATGATCTCCAAAGGAGCAGTGAAT GCTTTGTTAAAGGTGGTGGCAGATTACTCAATTGTTGCACTGGAGCCAAGCAGGACATATGCTATTAATGAGTCACTTCTACAAATGAGTCTTATGGCATTAGCTGAAATGTGTAATCATCAACCTTGTAGAAAGATCACCCGCTCATCAGACGTGTACCAGGTTATTAAAAAACTACGTCACTTCCCAGAAGAAGACATAGCCAACATGGCTATTGACATTGTAAACACGTCCGAGGAAtttttttattag
- the LOC139857210 gene encoding serine/threonine-protein kinase TIO-like isoform X2, which produces MTMEFKDLEHLSIPFQLIKEATENFTTIIGKGGYGPVYKGQISLSGQRELTTVAIKRLDTKISGQGLKEFLTEIRLLTRYKHPNLISLLGFCNQGPEKVLIYEYAHRGSLDKYLRTSLDSTCQLTWMQRLNICVDAARGLDHLHNHVAEHERVIHRDIKSANVLLDNNWKAMIADFGLSRIGRANENDTFIYTNVVGTAGYVDPAYKCSGILTKESDVYSFGVVLFEVLCGRSCFYMDRVSKQRLLPQLAQSMYREETLNRIIDPILSEYMSTDSMKKFSRIAYQCLLGDRQGRPSMDVVLQQLEKALKLQEDVDKTRLSLTNRKMKEKLDSHVAYTNRDDLYTNPSKEVLVNKENVLLYKGDEGNIHEIQSEVTLSRRNWIPICLPESWDEDVPKSNQAELRVLSNLVATSHCTGAQDKSFWENVGLTVNILLRKKSDYNDLLIQSFADIKKSLDNNGSRFGDSYIRHWVAMMELYKEVTRCAEDASGRLVYESVACIRIIITSVAQGLKASMAIKHVEMVTNTLRDILDNAKAFGVIDDLLSCLVTCGTSLMSGSSNLLRAACEACEAIWSLIDAFEIQCTKENAPVFPLSSMHSHSLDQINIKRDECESFIGKDYEEIVETVTQAFLGSEAVRLAMFYCLRQRLVFSWSSVIKIILRCCLHNDSVAGVLCGLSSSSSIVGGGGENTIISEVFSIINLCASFDRDPQQQDTNNLKSKVSDLSDLILQSCLFVASVAQSINDPPKGYTAVIMLTSSPEMQQSRLSDLAHHYSTCNGLQNFHPHSMSAMLALAYMCSLEYNESVATSIREIVVPLIPKSATLCDYLKMSKTDPQGTGKNMLSYWHGIRDGCTLLLCIRLYWGGPLAFQDMGGSEILKCLINLLGNKYPDEIGLSPLGVQWTIFSLMQCFQGGISVIRQVLVSSEYVQVLCDLISDIHLKLLRCWGGTGGGKNEVTKTVDFVLNLLGFPFLTSKESLVRDMGKYIQIILEVGLPGQIINCLEHLESKNTEDVLLLLSKMVDHRSLAVELVGKGLLNPNLMKRLLDDSSPTQVKIKVLEIVSRVAEMDEEFYKYIDGADILQHLKAFLTHEDPILRSWTLQAIGEMCSHSSYFYSLLAKHNVIGLLGSRLMDKDTNAVYAKC; this is translated from the exons ATGACGATGGAATTTAAAGACTTGGAGCACCTTAGCATACCATTTCAACTTATCAAAGAAGCCACCGAAAACTTCACAACTATTATCGGAAAGGGTGGATATGGCCCCGTTTATAAGGGACAAATCTCACTCTCCGGTCAAAGGGAACTAACCACTGTTGCTATAAAGCGACTTGATACTAAAATTTCTGGTCAGGGCCTTAAAGAATTCTTAACAGAGATTCGATTGCTAACTCGTTATAAACATCCAAACCTCATATCCCTTCTCGGTTTTTGCAACCAAGGCCCTGAAAAAGTTCTTATCTACGAGTACGCACATCGCGGTAGCCTAGACAAGTATCTACGTACGTCTCTGGATTCAACGTGTCAGCTGACATGGATGCAGCGACTAAATATTTGTGTCGACGCAGCACGTGGATTAGATCATCTACACAACCACGTTGCAGAACACGAACGAGTTATCCACCGAGACATTAAAAGTGCTAATGTTCTCCTCgataacaattggaaagcaatgaTAGCAGATTTTGGTCTTTCTAGAATAGGCCGTGCCAACGAAAATGACACGTTTATCTACACGAACGTGGTTGGCACAGCTGGCTATGTTGATCCTGCTTACAAATGTTCCGGGATATTGACCAAAGAGTCGGACGTTTATTCGTTCGGGGTGGTACTGTTTGAAGTCCTATGTGGTCGTTCTTGCTTCTATATGGATAGAGTAAGTAAACAACGATTATTACCTCAACTGGCTCAGAGCATGTATAGAGAGGAAACACTAAATCGGATAATTGATCCTATTTTGAGTGAGTACATGAGCACCGACTCCATGAAAAAGTTTTCACGTATTGCATATCAGTGTCTGTTGGGAGATCGACAAGGACGCCCTTCGATGGATGTGGTATTACAACAACTTGAAAAAGCTTTAAAACTGCAG GAGGATGTGGATAAAACCCGTCTATCGTTGACGAATCGAAAAATGAAGGAGAAGTTAGATTCTCATGTGGCATACACTAATAGAGACGACCTTTACACGAATCCCTCTAAGGAAGTTCTTGTCAACAAGGAAAATGTG TTACTATATAAAGGCGATGAGGGTAACATTCATGAGATCCAATCAGAAGTGACTTTATCTCGACGAAATTGGATACCCATATGTTTGCCTGAATCTTG GGATGAAGATGTACCCAAGTCAAACCAGGCCGAGCTGAGAGTTCTTTCAAACTTAGTTGCTACTAGTCATTGTACAGGAGCGCAAGATAAGAGTTTTTGGGAAAATGTTGGGTTGACTGTCAACATTCTTCTTAGGAAAAAGTCAGATTACAATGACTTGCTCATTCAG AGTTTCGCAGATATAAAGAAGTCATTGGATAACAATGGAAGTCGGTTTGGAGATTCATATATCAGGCATTGGGTTGCTATGATGGAGCTTTATAAAGAG GTTACTCGTTGCGCTGAAGATGCATCCGGGAGACTTGTATATGAATCTGTCGCCTGCATTAGAATTATAATAACTAGTGTTGCACAAGGTCTGAAAGCTTCCATGGCCATCAAACATGTTGAGATGGTGACAAACACTCTTAGAGATATATTGGATAATGCTAAAGCTTTCGGTGTCATAGATGATTTGCTTTCTTGCTTAGTGACTTGTGGTACAAGTCTCATGTCTGGCTCCTCAAATTTATTACGTGCTGCTTGTGAAGCATGTGAGGCTATTTGGTCACTAATAGATGCTTTTGAGATTCAATGTACAAAAGAAAATGCACCCGTGTTCCCATTAAGTTCAATGCATTCACACTCTTTAGATCAGATTAACATTAAAAGAGATGAATGTGAATCATTCATTGGTAAAGATTATGAAGAGATAGTTGAAACAGTCACACAAGCATTCCTCGGGTCCGAAGCTGTACGGCTTGCTATGTTCTATTGTCTTCGACAGCGCTTGGTCTTCTCATGGTCTTCTGTAATTAAG ATAATATTAAGGTGTTGCCTGCATAATGATTCAGTTGCTGGAGTTTTATGTGGCCTCTCTAGTTCCTCCTCAATCGTAGGTGGAGGTGGTGAAAATACAATCATTTCAGAGGTTTTTTCAATAATAAATCTATGTGCTTCATTCGATAGAGATCCTCAACAACAAGACACAAACAACCTGAAAAGTAAAGTATCCGATCTAAGTGACTTGATTCTCCAGTCGTGCCTTTTTGTAGCTTCAGTAGCACAATCCATAAATGATCCGCCTAAAGGATATACTGCAGTTATTATGCTTACATCTTCCCCTGAAATGCAACAGTCACGCCTCTCTGACCTAGCCCACCATTACTCCACGTGTAATGGACTACAAAATTTTCATCCCCATTCAATGTCTGCCATGCTGGCACTTGCATACATGTGCTCCCTTGAATATAATGAGTCTGTTGCAACATCAATTCGTGAAATAGTCGTTCCTTTGATCCCAAAGAGTGCCACACTTTGTGATTATCTCAAGATGTCAAAAACAGACCCTCAAGGAACCGGTAAAAATATGCTTTCATACTGGCACGGGATCAGGGATGGGTGCACACTTTTGTTGTGTATCAGATTATATTGGGGTGGGCCTTTAGCTTTTCAGGACATGGGTGGCAGTGAAATCCTAAAATGTCTTATTAATCTGTTAGGAAACAAGTATCCAGATGAAATTGGACTCTCACCTCTTGGGGTTCAGTGGACAATTTTTTCATTAATGCAGTGTTTCCAAGGTGGCATTTCAGTTATTCGCCAAGTTTTGGTTTCAAGTGAATATGTACAAGTTTTATGTGATTTAATATCTGATATCCATCTTAAGCTTTTACGGTGTTGGGGTGGAACTGGTGGAGGGAAAAACGAAGTAACAAAAACAGTTGATTTTGTACTTAATCTTTTGGGGTTTCCATTTCTGACTTCAAAGGAAAGTCTTGTTCGAGACATGGGGAAGTATATTCAAATTATTTTGgag GTAGGACTTCCTGGGCAAATAATCAATTGTTTGGAACATTTGGAGTCAAAGAATACTGAAGACGTTCTTCTCCTTCTATCCAAAATGGTGGACCATCGGTCTTTGGCTGTTGAACTTGTTGGGAAAGGTCTCTTAAATCCAAATTTAATGAAAAGATTACTTGATGATTCATCACCAACTCAAGTCAAGATAAAAGTTCTGGAAATAGTTTCTAGGGTAGCCGAAATGGATGAG GAGTTTTATAAGTATATAGATGGAGCAGATATTTTACAACACTTGAAAGCCTTCCTAACTCATGAAGATCCAATTCTGCGTTCCTGGACGTTGCAGGCTATAGGAGAAATGTGCTCTCATAGCTCCTACTTTTATAGCTTGTTG GCAAAACACAACGTCATTGGTCTGTTGGGCAGTCGGTTAATGGATAAGGACACTAATGCTGTGTATGCT AAATGCTGA